A window of Cryptomeria japonica chromosome 3, Sugi_1.0, whole genome shotgun sequence contains these coding sequences:
- the LOC131037844 gene encoding pentatricopeptide repeat-containing protein At4g39530, with protein MYAKCANLEAARQMFDYLPHLNAVSWTAMISGYAQDGCLDEALQLFHEMPEPNVVTWTALISGYVQNGLCNEALQLFRQMQLTVVKPNLVTLASVLSACVSLEAVELGKEIHKEIVRSGYQFNVFLENGLTEMYGKSGRIDEARKVFDKMLVRNVISFNVMIAAYIRYGNDKEASSVFGQMQGLGIRPDEYTFSSLVSICSYLGSLGLGMGIHEDIIRRGFQSNVFVGNSLIDMYVKCGQMDRARKVFDKMPERDVVSWNVMTAGYAQNGKFDEALKLIEQMQAVGVKPDSVTWSVLIVGYTEHGNVDEALELFHKVPKRNAISWTAIIAGCTRQGKVNDARELFEEMPEKNVVAWTAMISGYAQNGCYVESLNVFQQMQLKDAEPNSVTFASVLPACANLAALGHGKEIHEDVIRRGFQSDLLVRNALVDMYAKCGSLGDARKVFDKIYTRDVISWNAMILGYAMHWCSKEALELFEHLQNSGAKPDHLTFVGVLSACSHAGLVDAGQRYFDSMINEYNIMPELQHYCCMVEILGRAGHLDQAKDFIMKMPIQPDSSVWRSLLSACRIHNNTQLGEQVAEFLLKSDPEDPTNYVLLSNMYAAAGKWNDAENVRKLMKVRQLKKTPGCSWIEVNNTVSVFLSGEISLP; from the coding sequence ATGTATGCCAAATGCGCCAATCTTGAGGCTGCACGGCAAATGTTTGACTACTTACCCCACCTAAACGCAgtttcatggactgcaatgataTCAGGATATGCGCAAGATGGATGTTTGGATGAAGCGCTGCAGCTCTTTCATGAGATGCCGGAGCCAAATGTGGTTACATGGACTGCGTTGATTTCAGGGTATGTTCAGAATGGGTTATGTAATGAAGCTTTGCAACTTTTTAGACAAATGCAGCTTACAGTTGTGAAGCCAAATTTGGTGACTTTGGCCAGTGTTCTCTCTGCATGTGTTAGCTTGGAAGCAGTGGAACTTGGCAAGGAAATTCATAAAGAAATAGTTAGAAGTGGATATCAATTCAATGTCTTTTTGGAAAATGGGCTTACAGAAATGTATGGCAAAAGCGGTAGGATTGATGAAGCAcgcaaagtgtttgacaaaatgcttgttcGAAATGTAATCTCGTTCAATGTTATGATTGCAGCTTACATTAGATATGGGAATGATAAGGAAGCTTCGAGTGTGTTTGGCCAAATGCAAGGATTAGGCATAAGACCAGACGAGTATACCTTCTCCAGCTTAGTTTCTATATGTTCTTACTTGGGTTCTCTTGGACTTGGTATGGGGATTCATGAAGATATAATCAGACGTGGATTTCAGTCTAATGTCTTTGTGGGAAATAGCCTTATAGATATGTATGTGAAATGCGGACAGATGGACCGTGCGCGTAAGGTTTTTGACAAAATGCCTGAACGAGATGTGGTTTCATGGAATGTGATGACTGCAGGATATGCACAGAATGGGAAATTTGATGAGGCACTGAAGCTCATTGAGCAAATGCAGGCGGTGGGCGTCAAACCAGATTCAGTAACTTGGAGTGTCTTGATTGTGGGATACACAGAACATGGGAATGTTGACGAGGCACTTGAGCTTTTTCATAAGGTGCCCAAACGAAATGCTATCTCTTGGACTGCAATAATTGCTGGATGTACACGGCAAGGTAAGGTTAATGATGCCCGGGAACTCTTTGAGGAAATGCCTGAAAAAAATGTTGTCGCGTGGACTGCAATGATCTCAGGCTATGCTCAAAATGGATGTTACGTTGAGTCGCTAAATGTTTTCCAACAAATGCAACTAAAAGATGCAGAACCAAATTCAGTCACCTTTGCCAGTGTTCTCCCAGCTTGTGCTAACTTGGCAGCTCTAGGACATGGTAAGGAGATTCATGAAGATGTAATCAGGAGAGGATTTCAATCTGATCTCTTAGTGAGGAATGCTCTTGTAGACATGTATGCCAAATGTGGGAGCTTAGGTGATGCTCGTAAAGTGTTTGACAAGATCTATACAAGAGATGTGatttcatggaatgcaatgattttaGGATATGCAATGCACTGGTGTAGCAAGGAGGCGCTTGAGCTCTTCGAGCATCTGCAAAATTCTGGCGCTAAGCCAGACCATTTGACCTTTGTAGGTGTTCTCTCTGCCTGCTCCCATGCGGGCCTGGTTGATGCTGGTCAGAGGTACTTTGATAGCATGATAAACGAGTATAACATCATGCCTGAATTGCAGCACTATTGCTGCATGGTTGAGATTTTAGGCCGTGCTGGGCACTTAGATCAGGCTAAAGATTTTATAATGAAAATGCCAATACAACCAGATTCTTCTGTGTGGAGATCCTTGCTTAGTGCTTGTAGAATCCATAACAACACACAACTAGGAGAACAAGTAGCAGAATTCCTTCTTAAGTCAGATCCTGAAGATCCTACAAATTATGTGCTTTTGTCAAACATGTATGCAGCTGCAGGCAAGTGGAATGATGCAGAAAATGTGCGGAAATTGATGAAGGTCAGGCAATTAAAAAAGACGCCTGGATGCAGCTGGATTGAGGTTAACAATACAGTATCTGTTTTTCTCTCAGGAGAAATCTCACTTCCCTAG